One window from the genome of Salvia miltiorrhiza cultivar Shanhuang (shh) chromosome 7, IMPLAD_Smil_shh, whole genome shotgun sequence encodes:
- the LOC130993116 gene encoding protein LAX PANICLE 2 gives MLDMTMFSAEKRRFCGGYGGGESYVLSRVGSDLVGGMAEDKELRVEEGEEEWLQLSIGGGGRQLDLGKNNGSGSGSGSGRVELELMPSSSSSNTMRPDFVAPRPVFAASPFLLQHPQQEINWTFRPIPISSLAAAPSPSYFARPFQLYDVGAAPPVDFRVVPPPRRPHSGLWFMLQASHNQEREPFLPQISKSYLRIKDGRMTIRLVIKYLVNKLSLENESEIEIRCKGQRLLPFLTLQHVRDNIWSSPRDFITLLPNSSTTHHIMVLHYARTNPSN, from the exons ATGCTCGACATGACCATGTTTTCGGCTGAGAAGCGGCGGTTTTGCGGAGGTTATGGTGGCGGCGAGAGTTATGTTTTGTCGAGGGTAGGATCTGATCTAGTTGGTGGCATGGCGGAGGATAAGGAATTGCGTGTTGAGGAGGGGGAGGAGGAGTGGCTACAGCTGAGcatcggcggcggcggaagGCAATTAGATCTCGGGAAGAACAATGGGTCGGGTTCAGGGTCGGGTTCGGGTCGGGTGGAGCTGGAGCTTATGCCGAGCAGCAGTAGCTCAAATACAATGAGGCCCGATTTTGTAGCCCCTCGACCCGTGTTCGCGGCGTCGCCGTTTTTGTTGCAACACCCGCAGCAGGAGATTAACTGGACCTTTAGGCCTATTCCCATTTCTAGTCTAGCAGCGGCGCCGTCGCCCTCTTATTTTGCGCGGCCCTTCCAGCTCTACGACGTCGGGGCCGCCCCGCCCGTGGATTTCAGGGTCGTGCCGCCCCCGAGGCGCCCGCATTCTGGCCTATGGTTTATGCTGCAAGCATCGCACAATCA GGAAAGAGAGCCATTTCTGCCCCAGATATCCAAGAGCTACTTGAGAATCAA GGATGGGAGGATGACGATCCGACTGGTGATAAAATACCTGGTTAATAAGCTTAGCTTGGAAAATGAATCAGAG ATAGAGATAAGATGCAAAGGACAAAGGCTTCTACCTTTCTTGACATTGCAGCATGTAAGGGATAACATTTGGAGTAGCCCAAGGGATTTCATCACTTTGCTTCCCAATTCCTCAACTACTCATCACATTATGGTGCTTCACTATGCTAGAACCAATCCTTCTAATTAA